TGCTCAGGCTTTTCTGGCGGATCAGGTCTTCGCGGTAGATCTTGCGGTATTCGTCATCGATGCCGAACACCAGGTCGTGTTGCATACCCAATACGTTCACCTTGCCTTCGAGGCTGGCGGTGGTGAAACGGTCGGTGCTGATCGCGTTTTGAGTGCCGTCCATACTGCGGGTCAGCGTGCCGCGTCGGGTGTCGATGGCGGTGACGCGCACCTGGCTGGCGTCGTAGGTTTCACGGTTCCAGCTGTAGCCGAAATGAGCGTTCCAATTGTCGTTGAGCTCGTGATCGGCCTCGAAGTGGTAAAGGTCCGAGCGGCCTTCCATGTTGTTGAAGGGCTCGTCCAGGCGTTCATTGCGCGAGATGTCCAACGGATGGTTGGTGCGCGGATCGATGACCGTGCCGCGGTCGAACGGGGTCAGGAACTCGCGGTGTTCGTAGGAAAACAACAGCGTGGTGCTTTCGCCGAACCACGCCAGTGACGGCGCCACCAGCGTGTCGCGGTGGGTGCCGAAGTTGCGCCAGTAATCTTCGTCTTCGTGGTCCAGCACCATACGGTATGCAAAGCCGGAATCACCCAGTGCGCCGGTGCTGTCGAGGCCACCGCCGCTGCCGTTTTTACCGTCGCCGTAGGTCGAACCGCGCAGTGTCAGGGCGTTGTATTGCTCAAGCTCGGGTTTCTTGCTGACCATGTTGACCACGCCGCCCGGGTCCTGGATGCCGTACAGCAGCGAGGCCGGTCCCTTGAGGACTTCGACCCGGTCCACGGTCGCATTCATGCCGCGGCCCTGCACGATCGGCATGCCGTCGCGCATGATCGAGCCGTTGCGGTTGTCGCCGAAACCGCGGGTCATCACCGAGTCCTGGGTGCTCGCCAGCGTGTTGCCCTGAGTGATGCCGCTGACGTTGGCCAGCGCATCATCCAGATTGCGCGGCGCCTGATCGCGAATGACCTGGGCCGGAATGACGTTGACGGTCTGCGGGATGTCCTGGAGCAAGGCCGACGAGCGCATCACCGAGCTGGTGGGCGGCGGCTGATAGCTCATGGACTGATCGGCCACCGAGTTGATGGTGGTGGTGCCCAGATTCAATGTGCCGGCGCTGGGCAGCGGTTCAAGCACCAGGGTGTGAGCATCGCTACGGCGGAAGGTGAGGCCCGAACCGCTGAGCAAACGCTGCAGGGCCTGCTCGGCGCTCAACGGGCCATTGACCGCCGGGGCGGTGAGCCCGTAAGGCGCTTCATCGGTGTAGACCACGCTGATTCCGGTGACGCGGCTGAAGTCGCTCAAGGCCTGGGGCAGCGGTTTGGCAGCGATGGCGAAGCTGAACGGCGTAAGCGGCTGCGTATTGCCCGCCTCAGCGGCCGATGCGACGCTCGAAGGCAGCAAGGCCAACGCCGACATACTCAGTGCAGAAGCACCCAACCACTGTTTGACCGAACCCGGTTTTGCCCTGGACTTCATTGCTCATTGACCTGTGTAGAACCTACGGGATGCGAATGACTCGCAGTTTCAGTCACTACACGGATGGGGGTTGGGTTTACCTCATCATAATTTTGAAAATAATTTTTGCGGGGTGATGTGGCGTTAAGCCTGACGCCTTCGCGGGCAAGCCTCGCTCCTACAAGGATCGCGCGAACCTGTAGGGGGGCGGACTTGCCCGCGATGGGGCCGGCAGCCTCACCGCAAAATAATCAGATGCCCCATCACCTTGGTCTGCTCAAACCCCAAAACGCCCTGCAACGAACCCAACACCGCCTGCGGATCCTTGCTCGGAAAACTGCCACTGACCCGCCGCGCGGCCAGTTCATCGTTGAGCAGCACAATCCGCCCCGGGTAATAACGCCCCAGATCCTGCACCACATCGGCCAGGGTGACCTTGTAGTAATTGAGCCACCCCTGACGCCAGGCCAGTTGCGCTTCACTATCAACCACACGCAGCTTTTGCGCCGAACCTTCGCCATACGCCACTTGCTGGCCAGCGGTCAGAATCTGCTGCTCGGCGTGCCTGTCCGCTGTCACGCCGACCCGTCCTGACAGGACCGTGACCTGCGCACCATGGGGCTGCAAACGTACTTCGAACTGAGTGCCGAGCACCCGGGCCTGGCCCTTTTCAGCGTCGACCACAAACGGATCGCCCGTGTGGGTCACGCTGAAGAATCCGGCACCGCGACGCAGCTGAACGTGGCGCTCGCCGCCACTGAAATCCACGGCAATGGCGCTGTCGGCGTCCAGCGTCACTTGCGACTGATCGGCCAGCGTCACGGTGCGAATTTCACCTGGCGCAGACACATAGTCCGCCCCCAGATCATCGATCCAGCGCATCGGCTGCCAACCCGCGCCGATGCCGATCATCAGCACCAGGCACGCGGCCATGGCCAGCACGCCAGACCAGCGCCGCACGCGGGTGCGTCGGGATCGGTTCATCGCATTGAGGTAACCCTGCAAGGCGAAAGCGTCTTCATCGGCCAGGGTCCGTGCGGGCATTTCGCTCAACTCCCACAGCACTTGCGCCTGGGCGTAAGCCTCGGCGTGGGCGGGATCGGCCTGGAGCCAGCGGCTGAAAGTGAGTTGATCGCCGCTGCTCGGTTGGTCATGCAACAGGCTCAGCCAGGCGAGTGCAGCCTGCTCTTG
This region of Pseudomonas mandelii genomic DNA includes:
- a CDS encoding TonB-dependent siderophore receptor gives rise to the protein MKSRAKPGSVKQWLGASALSMSALALLPSSVASAAEAGNTQPLTPFSFAIAAKPLPQALSDFSRVTGISVVYTDEAPYGLTAPAVNGPLSAEQALQRLLSGSGLTFRRSDAHTLVLEPLPSAGTLNLGTTTINSVADQSMSYQPPPTSSVMRSSALLQDIPQTVNVIPAQVIRDQAPRNLDDALANVSGITQGNTLASTQDSVMTRGFGDNRNGSIMRDGMPIVQGRGMNATVDRVEVLKGPASLLYGIQDPGGVVNMVSKKPELEQYNALTLRGSTYGDGKNGSGGGLDSTGALGDSGFAYRMVLDHEDEDYWRNFGTHRDTLVAPSLAWFGESTTLLFSYEHREFLTPFDRGTVIDPRTNHPLDISRNERLDEPFNNMEGRSDLYHFEADHELNDNWNAHFGYSWNRETYDASQVRVTAIDTRRGTLTRSMDGTQNAISTDRFTTASLEGKVNVLGMQHDLVFGIDDEYRKIYREDLIRQKSLSTFSYVNPVYGREVAGTTVSPADSAQTDELRSDSIFLQDSIHLTDQWIFVAGARFQEYDQYAGKGVPFQANTDSNGQKWVPRAGLVYRFTDELSFYGSYTESFKPNSTIAPLSGSSTVLDGSVAPEEAKSWEIGAKLDMPGRVTGNVALFDIKKRNVLVANSEGPVTIYSAAGEVRSRGLEVDLSGQLSDRWSLIGSYAYTDAEVTEDPTYKGKKLQNVAKNSGSLSAVYDFGTIVGGDQLRVGAGARYVGERAGNAVNDFDLPSYTVADAFATYDTKVEGQKVKFQLNVKNLFDRTYYTSAASRFFVSMGDSRQISLSSTLEF
- a CDS encoding FecR family protein translates to MNQLDRVTPTPAQEQAALAWLSLLHDQPSSGDQLTFSRWLQADPAHAEAYAQAQVLWELSEMPARTLADEDAFALQGYLNAMNRSRRTRVRRWSGVLAMAACLVLMIGIGAGWQPMRWIDDLGADYVSAPGEIRTVTLADQSQVTLDADSAIAVDFSGGERHVQLRRGAGFFSVTHTGDPFVVDAEKGQARVLGTQFEVRLQPHGAQVTVLSGRVGVTADRHAEQQILTAGQQVAYGEGSAQKLRVVDSEAQLAWRQGWLNYYKVTLADVVQDLGRYYPGRIVLLNDELAARRVSGSFPSKDPQAVLGSLQGVLGFEQTKVMGHLIILR